CTGATGTGCATGTCCATGGCTATGACGGACAAGTACGAGGCCAACCGTTCCATTTGCAAATATGTTCATTCCACCTCCCGCGGGCACGAGGCCATTCAGCTAGCCGCCGGGTTATTACTGCAGCCCTGTGATTACGTTAGTCCCTATTACCGGGACGATAGCATGATGCTGGCCATGGGTTTCACCCCTTATGAACTGATGTTGCAGCTATTGGCCAAAAAGGACGATCCTTTCAGCGCCGGCAGGTCTTATTACTGCCATCCTTCCAGCCGCCAGCCTGACAAGCCTATTATTCCCCACCAGAGCAGCGCTACCGGCATGCAGGTAATCCCAGCCACCGGCATGGCCCAGGGCATCCAGTACCTGGAGCGCAGTGGTTTGGTGCAAGGAGAGGAGCGCCCCGTTGTACTTTGTTCCTTGGGCGATGGCAGCGTAACAGAGGGGGAAGTGAGTGAAGCCTGGCAGTTTGCCGTGCTGAAACAATTGCCCATCATCTATCTGGTGCAGGATAACGAGTGGGGTATTTCCGTCAGTTCCGCTGAAGCCCGCGCTATGGATGCTTATGAATATGCAGCAGGTTTTAAGGGGATGGAGCGGCTTCGGGTCGATGGCAGCGACTTTGAAGAAAGCTACCAGGCCATGCAAACCGCCATCGACTATGTTCGTTCGGAACGTAAGCCTATCGTAGTGCATGCCCGCGTGCCGCTGTTAGGCCACCATACCTCCGGTGTTCGAAAAGAATGGTACCGCACCCCCGAAAATTTAGAACGCCACGCGCAACACGATCCCTTTACAAAAATATGTCAGCGCCTGTTGGAGAAAGGCGTACAGGAAACCGTATTAACCGACGTAAAATCAGAAACCAACAAATACATCGCCTCCCAGTTTGATATGGCTCGTCTCGCCGATGATCCTGATACATCATCCGTGCGTGACCACGTTTTTGCCCCAACACCCGTGACCGAAGAACAAGGCGTACGCTACCCACGTGGCGGCGCCAAAGTCGTAATGGTCGATGCAGCCCTGCACGCTATCGAAGAACTCATGCGCGAACATCCGGAAGCTATTTTATATGGTCAGGATGTGGGTGGCCGGCTTGGCGGCGTATTCCGCGAAGCCGCCACACTCGCCTCCAAATTCGGTGACGAAAGAGTGTACAACACAGCGATCCAGGAAGCCTACATCATCGGTAGTACTGTCGGCTTATCCGCAGTAGGCGTGAAGCCGATCGTGGAAGTGCAGTTTGCCGATTACATCTATCCCGGCTTCAATCAATTGGTGAGTGAAATATCAAAGTCATGTTACCTCACCGCCGGCAAGTTTCCTATACAAGCGTTAATCCGCGTACCGATCGGCGCCTACGGCGGCGGCGGCCCTTATCATTCCGGATCCGTAGAAACAACCTTACTCAGCATCAAAGGCATCAAGATCGTTTATCCCTCCAACGCCGCCGACATGAAAGGCCTCATGAAAGCCGCCTTCCTCGATCCCAACCCCGTCGTGATGCTCGAGCACAAAGGTCTGTACTGGAGCAAAGTACCCGGCACCCAGGATGCCATGACCATTGAACCTGATTCAGATTACATTTTGCCCTTAGGCAAAGGCGCAGTAGTGCAGGAAGGCGAAGGGATGTGTATTGTCACTTACGGAATGGGCGTATACTGGGCAAAAGCTGCAGCGGCCCGCTATCCCGGGCAGGTGGCCATTATCGATTTGCGTACACTATTTCCGCTGGACGAGTCGCTTGTGTTTGAAACCGTTCGTAAGCTGGGCAAATGTTTGGTGCTTACAGAAGAGCAGTTGAATAACTCCTTCGTGGTCATTCGCCGCGCGTATTCAACAACAGTGTTTCCGTTACTTGGACGCGCCAGTTTACACATTCGGTGCGCTGGATTTACCGGCGGTACCGTTGAACATGGATTTAGAGCAACAGATGTTGCCGAATGCCGAGAAAGTAGCGACGTTGATAGCAGAGATACTGAATTATTAATTTTTTGAAAATCTCTTTTGGATTTCAAGATTTTGCCGTTATCTTTGCACTCCCTTAACGGGGAAATGGCGAGGTAGCTCAGGTGGTTAGAGCGTTGGATTCATAACCCAAAGGTCTCGGGTTCAACTCCCGATCTCGCTACAGAACCCGATAACAAATAAAACTGTTGTCGGGTTTTTTATTTACATACCGCCGTTCTAAATCCATTCCCAATTCCGATCCCCATTGTTATTTGCACAACTTCATACCCCCAAAGCCTAAGCCGTTTTCAGCTTATCCCCCAAAAATCTGAATGAAAGTATTTACATGCTACACCGAACAGTACCCCAATCCTGAAAAACGAAAAATCCCGTTTTTAGGGGATTGCCTTCCACTTGCGAAAAATTCAGATTTGTGTTCGAAAATAACATCAACGCCCCGACACCGGCTCTAATACTTAACAAAATGAAGAACAAACCGTACATCCTCACATTGCTGCTAACTTTGATTGTAAGCGCATCCCAGGCGCAGCTATTGAAAAAGCTGAAAGAAAAGGTAGTAGATAAAATTGAAAGCGGAACTGATAAGCTGTCAAAAAAAGACCAAAGTAACGACGCTAAATCGGGTGCCAGTCCCGCCAAAGGAAATGATTCGCCAACAGAATCGAACACCATAAAGGTGTTCAGCAAATTCGACTTCATTCCTGGCAAAACAGTTATTTATTACGATAACTTCGAACAAGATAATATCGGAGAAACACCTGCCGGATGGCTTACCTCCAACTTAAGCGAAGTGGTAACAATTGAAGGCAACGAAGGTAAATGGATTACACTGCTACAGAAGTCAGGCGCTATTAATATCATCAGGAATAAAAAACAATCCTGGGGCGATCATTTCACGATTGAGTTCGATGTTTTTATGGATCCGGCACAAACTCAATCGGCAGACCTGTACGTTATGCTCACCAATTCCGGCGGTAGTATGGTTACAGACGAAAGCCTGATCGGAGATCTGAGCACAAAAGAACAGATCATGGTGCAGTTCAGGATTGAAAAAGATGGATCAACATATGACTTTAGCAGCGCTAGAAGTTCAGGTAATAATGGCGGTGAAAATACGCGTTTTATAGACCGCGAAAGATTGTACCAATCATTTAAAAAACCGGCACATATAAGCATTGCCGTTACAGGCAAGCGTTTCCGCTTTTGGTTCAATGATAAAAAAATACTGGACGTAAATAATGGTGTAAGGCCCGAAGCCATCCCCAATTTACTGGCGTTTTCGGCACATTACAATACCAACGCCCGCTTCTACCTGAGCAATATCCGCGTAGCCAAAGACGTGCCCGATACCAGGGCCGCCTTTACCCAGGGAAAGATCATCAGCAATTTACTCTTCTACACCGCCTCCGCCGAAATGCGCCCGGAAAGCATGGGCGCCTTGAAGGAAATAGCTGCCGTGTTAAAAGATGCCACAGAACCTTTAAAAATTGTCGGCCATACAGACAGTGATGGCGAAAACGCTGCTAATCTTAAGCTATCGCAGCAAAGGGCCGAAACGGTAAAACAAATACTCGTTAAAGAATTTGGATTGAGCAACGATATGCTGCAAACGGAAGGCCGCGGAGAAACTCAACCCATTGCAGACAACAATTCGGCTGAAGGTAAAGCACAAAACCGCAGAGTGGAATTTATCATAAAAGCAGCAGCGGATACCTACAGAGGCACCGCATCGTCGGCTGGTAGAACCGCATCCCCGCAGGCCAAGGCAACCACCAGCACTGTTTCCTCTACAGGAGAAGGCGCTGTTAAATTGCAAAGTAAATCTTTAAACACCCCCTCCAATATGCCTTTTTTATGAAATCGGGGAGCGACCGATTCAAACTGGTTGCATCAAAAGAGGAAGGAAACAGCAAGGAAGATTTTTTCGAAATTGAAATACAGTCGGTTACCAATGAATTAAAAGCCGGCACTTATACGTACAAAGAAGCGCAGGAGGCCAACGGCAAACAACTCCCCACAATTCTGCAAACAAAGGCAAAATTGTACTATGATGCCACGAGGAATAATCATATCCAAAATTTTGTACCCTTTATCGCCAACGGCCACAAAGCCAACTTCTACACAGACGGGCTGCAGGATAAATTACCCAAAGCAAGCCCCAATTGCAAACTAGTGATAGAGAAAGTGGAAAACGGCAAAGCGAGCGGTTATTTTATTTTAGGTGCTGAAGCTACCGGCTTCAAAAAAATTGTAAAAGGAGATGCCATGACCAAAACGTTTTCAACAGGTTTTCTGGGGGAAATGAAAGCACAGTTCTCCGATATAGCCATCCTCTGAAAATAACCGTAGCACCTCCACGCCATCTGGCGCTGGTTTTCTTTTGCCGTTTTCTATCCTGTTCAAGTGTAAAATCTATCGATAATTCCCCATCTGGTGTCTGATAAATAATGATCTGATTATTTTCCATCTTGGTTTCTTATCGTTATAAAGTTAACGGATCAATACAGAGCAAATCGTCAAAAGCTAGCAAACTATGTAATGATTGGTTCAACACTTCTCCTGATATCGCTACAGAAAGGGTATTTTCAAGAAAATCTTGGAAATGCCCTTTTTCTTTTTCCTCGGAGCAAAAGTTCCAGGCAGCTATAATCCGCCTGTCAGCGCATAATGATTAAAGAAACCGTTTTCGCATGCACTACGGGGGCAATTAGCCCCCAATAATCGGGAACCATAACATGAGGCGCTGATCAAAAGTAATGGTCAGCTTTTTTATTCAGGTGCCGGATCAAGTCGATCTTGGTTTTGAGCAATGCTTAAATCTTTCATTCAACTTTTGATTCAGCCATTATATCGCCACAATCCCATGCTTCACCGCATACAACGCCATCGTAACCCGCGTCTTCACTCCAAGCCGCTTAAACAGCGATCTGCCGGAACTCACGATCAAGAAAGTAGCCACCTTTTTGAAAAACTAACCATACACCCGATGAACACACGACAAAAACGAGTGCAGATAAAAAAATACTTTTCCATCTCGAAAGCAACACCCCTCGTGGTATTTTGGGTGCTTCCCCTAATGGCATATGTAACTTTTGATAATAAGACCGCCCCGGATGCCAGCCATGTATCTCTCCTGATGCTATTCGTATCTTCCGCCCTGCTTGCCTACAAGCTGTATATGTTGATGTCCGCACCTTCGGATGCCGAGATCGACGCCTGGCTGCACGAGGGCGTGTCCGGGATCGTAGAAGAATCGTATGAAAAGTTAGGTATCGACAAACAAACGCAATTGCGTAATCCCCTGGTCATCGTATCTCCCATTTACTGGAAGTGGCGGGGCATTACACAGAAGGAATTGATGGTACGAAGAGGAAAGGATCGCGCGTTGCGTTTCTCCGTTTACCAGGTAACCATCCTTCATTTGCAGGAGCATCAGTTATGCGCTTACGCCTGCACCTACCAGTTCGTTCGTCACCACACGCTGAATGAAATGACCTTTGAATATCATTATAAGGACATCGTTTCGGTAGCTACTAAAGAGATATCGGGCACTTATCGCCTGCCACAAGGCCAGCGCGCGATCCCAGTGCAGGAGTTTCGTTTATCCGTGGCCAGTGGCGAAGGCATTAACGTAACAACCGGATTAGACACCGTTGCCGCAGAGAAGCGTGCCACCTTGTTGCCAACCGGCGTAGAGGAAGCTGTTATAGCGATCAGGGGAGTGTTAAGGACGAAGAAGGTGGCGTAATAATCACCAATCAAGTTCCTCTAAGCTAAATAGATCATCCACTTTACAGGCCAATACAGTGGCGATCTTAAAGGCCAGTATCGTCGATGGTACAAACTTGCCCGATTCAATGGCGATAATCGTCTGTCTGGCAACTTTAACCTTATCGGCTAACTCCGCCTGCGTTAACTGCTGCCGCGCTCTTTCAACCTTAATAAAATTCCTCATTCCCCCTCATTTGAAGTGACTCGTCGCTTTAACCAGTAAAAATAGCCGGTCGCTAATAAAAGTGTCAAAGCTAAATATTGATAGGCCGAAAGGGAAAGGATGTTGCCTTTGCCTCTTTCAAACTGCCAGTTAAGGAAGAAGTAGTTGTACATATGCGTTGCAAAAAACGCGATGATGATAGATCTGGTCAGGGCTTTGAACTTGAGGCTTTGTACCATTTCATCATCCGTCCGTTCTTTCGAAAAGAAGATGAAGACCAGTCCCCAGCTAAGTCCGACAGCCAGATCGTTGAAGTCATACACGTGCCTGCGGTGATGTTGAAAAAAGAAGCTGAAGACGCCGGCTAGCATGATCAATCCCCCCAGTACTTTCGTCCAGTAAGCATACGGAAATGGATGTTTGCTCATAATGTAATGTTTACATTACTAAATGTAATGTATAGTTTACATTTTAGCAAGTATTTCTTATGATCGGGTCTTACAACATCGCTCCCCTTATCAACACCATTCTGCTCACCGACGCCTCCTTTAAGTGTAGGAATTGCTTCCGCTCCTGATCCCGGGCAAACGCCTGGAAATCGTCTTCCGTATCAAAACTCACCAGGTGAACTTCATACGGGGTTTCCCACTCGCCGGCGATGAGTTGCTGTGGTTCCGGGCGTAGTCGTAGTAATAATTTGCCGTGATGTTTGGCTAACACTGCCAGGGCCAAATCTTCAAACTGGTGAAAGGTAGCCTCTTTGCCAGGGTGTATGTAAATGAGTTGTGTGAAGTAGAGCATAATCCCTAAGTTACAAATCAAAGGTCGATCCTGACGCTGGAAAATGATATGCCAATAGTCATCCTGTACCCTGTGTATATCCTGCGTATAAGCAAATTTCCTGAAACCCGCTCCAGGCGAGGCGGCATGCCTATTTTGGATATACCTTGACCCTATGATGCCTATCTGGTTGTTAAGTTGCAGCTCACCGGGTGTTTATGTATACGCAAGGGGATGTCAGGCACTCCCTCGCTTTTTATAACGGTTATCGACAAACGGCTTATCTTACGCATCAAATTATAACCAATGCGCCTGACAATCAGTATTCCCGTCAACTAAAACCAACCACTATGAAACTGAAAATCGCCCTGCTGGCATTACCGATCATTATCCTGATATATGTCTTCCTCATCCGCGACCACCTGAGTGCAGGTAACTCCATAGGCGGCGGATCATACGATCTGACTAAAATGTATACACTTTTTGGAATGGGCTTGTACCTGCTGATCTATAACGTCACTTTATTGCTGATGGGTATACGTGGCAACGGGCCGCTCTTGCTGATCGGTGCGGCGTCATTGGTGCTGGTGATCGTAACGGCAGTGCGTACGTTCTAGCGGAACGGGTCTGCCGGTGTTTGCAGTATTTCCCAGCTGCCTTCTTCGATCTCGGCATCCAGTTCTCCAACATCCCAGCCACAGTAACCCATGAAAATTTTGATATCCTGCTCACTCAGCTTACCGGCCGCTATATGTTGCACGGTGGCTTTAAAGTCGCCGCCCAGATAGGTGTTGCCGTCAATATGTGTACCATCAGGTATCAGGTCGGGGCGTTGGTGAATGAAGTAGAGATGTTCCTGGTCTACCGGGCCGCCCACGTAAAGCGGGAAGGGTTGCAGGTAACTGAATTCCTGCAGTTCGTTCAGGCCGCGGGCAAAGCGTTGGTTTACCACGAAACCTAAAGCGCCTTTGGCGTTGTATTCGGCAATGTACACTAACACGCCTTCGAAAACGGAGTCGTCGAGTAGCGAGGTGCTTTTAATAAACAGGCCAGCTTTCATGAGGCAAAGGTAAGTTTCCTGGCGGACGTAAACACCTGCGTAACATTCGAGCCTTGTCTATCACCATCTGGTATTCCATTTTTACCACTCGAAGTGAACCAGGATGCGTTTCATGCATCAATTCGCTACATTCGCCCCGCGAAACCATGCATTCTGTAAGTCTCCGAAAGCACCCCAAAAACAAACATCCCAACATGAGAAAGTTACTCCCGCTATTGCTCGTGGCAACGATTGCCGCCTGCAAAAAAGACAAAGACAAGGACCCCGGCCAACAACCTGTGCCTGTTCCTGAAATTACGAGCTTCAACCCCACACACGGTATTCCTGGTGCGGAGGTGACGATTACCGGTAAAAATTTTGCGAACAATGCCAATGGCAACCGCGTAACGTTTAACACTACGGTGGCTACGGTGACGTCGTTCAGCCCCACCCAATTAAAGGTAACGGTGCCCGCAGGCGCTACTACCGGCAAACTGAAGGTAACGGTCGGACTACAAACCGGTACTTCGGTCACTGATTTTGTGGTAGATCCGATAGGACCTGCTATCACTGATTTCACACCTAAAGAAGGGCCTTTCGGTACGGTGGTGACTATCACCGGGCGCGACTTCGGTACAGATCCGATCGTGAGGGTGGGCCTTAACCCGATAGATGTGATCAGCAAATCGGCCACGGAAATCAAGGTAAAGGTGCCCTCGCTTAACAACCTTACTACTTTCAAATTCAATGTACAGGTAGGCGCTACAGGGTTACAAACGGCGTCGGACTTTACGGTAAAAAATACCGGCGTGCTGGCAGAATGGGTGAACAAACCGATCAATTCGGCACCAGCCGGTATCTTCTTCAACGGGGTCTCGTTCGCGTACAATAAGAAGTTATACTGGGGTTTTACCAAACTCACGCAAGGCGAAACGCAGGCAGGCTACATGACCTGCGACCCGGCAGCCGCCACGCCGCAATGGATTTTCCAGTTCGTGCCGGCCAATATGATGGGGCCTGATCATACATCGGCTACGGCTGCGGTGCATGGCGGAAAGGTGTACATCGGTTCTGGGTTAGATGGTAATGCTACCGCTAAATGGTGGCGCTTTAATCCGGATAACAATACGGCAGATGTGTTGCCGGATTTACCGGTGGCCACTGCTTCTTCTTTGTCATTTACACTAAATGATGTATTGTATACTGGCTTTGGCGGCGTCAATAAGGACCTGTACAAATTTGACGCAGCGGGCAATGGAAGCTGGACGAAAGTGCTTACCGGCAACTTCCGTGAGCTTACAAGGGCCAATGCACTCGTAATCAATAACGATGTATTTGTAGGCCCCGCACTGATCGATCTTAACGGCACCCGCCATGGCATGTTCCGTTTTACGGCGCCCAATACTCTCGTACGGGTAACTGATATTCCTGAACCGGCGGTGGGCCTCAGTACACCGGCATTTGCCTTAAACGGGAAAGCGTATTTTATTATAGGCGCCAAAACATGGGAATACACGCCGGACGCAAGCGGCGGCACCTGGCGCCTGGTGATTGACGGTACGGGCAACCTGATCATCTCATTCGTGAATGTGATCGATGGCGTGCCTTATGGAATCACTTCCGGAGGTCGTTTGTTCGAGTTTAAATTCAAGCCGTAAGGGTCGATGGCGCTACGCCATATTGTTTCTTAAAAGCAAAGGAAAAATGGGAGAGGTCCTCGAAACCGAGATCGAGGTAAATATCCGAAGCCATTTTTCCTTTTTCTTTGATGAGATGATATGCCTCCCGTAGTCGACGGCTCACCAGCCAATGACTGGGCGTATCGTGAAATATCTTCTCAAAATCCCGTTTAAAGGTGGAAAGACTTCTGCCGGTTAAATAGGCAAACCGCTTCAGCTCTATATTGAAGTGATAATTCTGTTCCATAAAGGCTTCCAGGTCCAGCTTACCGGGTTCGGAGAAGTCGAACAGTATGTTTTGCAGTTCAGGTTTAGTTTGCAGGAGTAGCAGTAATGCTTCTTTTCTTTTTATGTTGAGCAGATGATCTGCCCCGGGTGCACTTAATACATTTTCGTAAGCCTGCAGGCTTTGCATGTATTGGCCTAATAGAGATTGCTCATCGAGATGAAAAAAGCCAACGCTGTCGGCAGCAGCAGAGGCGTGATACTGATACTCGAGGCTGAACTGGCGTAAGGTTTCCTGTTCGAAGTAGATAGATAGGGAACGAAATTCGCCGTTGGTTCCGGGTTCCTTGCTGAACCTGGCCAGGCTGTTGCGCCGCGCAAAATACAGATCGCCTGCTTCAAAGGTATAGGTCGCAGTGCCGTCGTCTACGGTGAGACAGCCCGATAATACATATCCCAGCGCATGTTCCGCTACCCAGTTTTCGCCCGCCCTGCTTCTCGTAAAGTAGCAGGAAAACTGGATGGGTAAACGCGATATGCCCGTGCTCATAGCATGTGATTTTAAGAAGGCCGGAAACACTCGATTCCCGGCCAATGAAATTAATACTTATATCAATATGGTTTTCGGCTCCAGGTAGGCTTCCAGTCCGTATGCGCCAAACTCCCTGCCTAAGCCAGATTGTTTGAAACCGCCGAATGGCGCCTGCGGATCATGCTTGAAACCGTTCACCATCACGCGGCCGGCATGCAGCTGCGCCGCAATGTGTAAGGCCCGTTGCTCGTCCGCCGAGCTTACATAAGCCGCCAGGCCGTAATCGGTGTCATTGGCGATTGCCACCGCCTCTGCGTCATCTTTATAGGTGAGGATGGATAATACCGGACCGAATATTTCCTCGCGTGCGATACGCATCTTGTTATTCACCTGCACAAATACCGTAGGTTTCACAAAGTTGCCGGCTTCCAGTCCTTCCGGGTGGCCGATGCCGCCAACGAGTAACTCCGCACCTTCCTCCAAACCGAGGCGGATGTATTGTTGCACCCTTTCGTATTGTTTAAGGCTTACCATAGGGCCAACTGCGGTTTCTTCTTTAGCAGGATCACCTACCTTGATGTTTTCGACGGTGGTTTTAACCAGTGCTTTAACGGCTTCGAGGTGTTTTTCGGGTACGAGCAGGCGGGTAGCAGCAATGCAGGCCTGGCCGCTGTTGTTATAGGCTGCGGCAATAGCGAGTGGGATAGCTTTTTCGAGGTCGGCGTCGTCGAGTAATATATTGGGTGACTTGCCGCCCAATTCGAGCGTTACCCGTTTCAGCGTAGCCGTTGCGTCGCGGGCAATGGTTTTACCTATTACAGTCGATCCTGTGAAGGAGATCTTCGCAATATCGGGGTGGCGGGTCAGTTCGGCGCCTACTACAGGGCCCAGACCATTTACAATGTTAAAGGCGCCCGCTGGCAGACCCGCTTCGTGTAAGGCTTCCATCACGATCTGGGTTTGTTGGGCGCTCATTTCGCTGGGTTTGATGACCGAGGTAACACCTGCGGCCACGGCGGCAGACAACTTGCTGGTGATAAAACCTGCATTACTGTTCCACGGGGTGATGATGCCCGCCACGCCCACAGATTCGAGGCGTACGCGCGACTGCCCCACGGTGCGTTCAAATTCGAAGTGCTGCAGGGTGTTAATCATTTCCCGGGGATTGTTGATCGCCATATTGATGCTCGCCCTGGTGAATTGCAGCGTGCCGCCGTATTCGTTTACCATGGCGTCAATCAGTTGCTCGCGGCGTTTCGCCAGGGCCTCATGCATTTGCTGCAACCAGGTAATACGCTGCGCTTTCGTGCTGCGGCTGAAGCCTGGCCATGCAGCTTTGGCGAAGGCGATGGCGGCACGGGTATCTTCTTCATTGCCTAGTACTACGGTGCCGGTCTGCTCGTTCGTAGCAGGATTGTAAAGTTTAAAAGTGTCGGTGCCCTGCGGTGTCACAAACTGTCCGTTGATGTAAATCTTATCGATCGTTTTCATAATCATCTTGTTTTGTTACAACAAAGCTACCGCCAATACGCCCCTCGCTGGTTTGTTGAAAGATCCAATCTTACTTTGTTAAAAAGTTCAAAAAAAGACGAAACACTGCTGACATACTGTTGTCATTAGCCGGTATTTACTTTGTATCAACAAAACACACCACACCATGATACAGGAAATACCTACCCCCGCTGTTGCACAGGCTTCTATTGCCACTGCCATGAAAAATTATGCGAACTATAATTTCTGGGCCGCCAGCACCCTGGTGAAATGGCTGCGCACGAAACCTGCGTATTTGCTCGAACAGGAAGTCGCCTCCAGCTTTCCCAGTATTCGCTCAACGCTGGTACACATGTGGCAAACGCAGTGTTATTGGCTGGCCATGATCAAACGTGAAGCCCCATTCATTCCGGAGGAATTTACCGGCGACATTCTCGAAGCGATCGTTGATCAGTCAGAAGAACTGGCTTATTACATCGACAGTCTGGATACGGAAGATATTGAAGCTAGTAACCTCGTAGTAAACCCCTGGTTCGAATGTGACTTTCAGAACTTTGAATACATCATACAGGTGGTGAACCACAGCACTTATCATCGTGGACAGGTGATCTCGATCGGCAGACAGCTTGGGTTTACAGATGCGCCGATGACGGATTACAACTTTTATAACGTGTATGGGAAGTAGCGAACGGTCGCTGAAGGGAGTGACACAACGGCGGTTGAGAAAAGTTCCATCGTTGGCTACAAAAAAAGGGACCGACCCAAAGGCCGGTCCCACAAGGTATGCAGTTAACAGGTTATGCGTTATTCAGCGGGCACTTATCAGTTACGGAGAAGCCTACCGCTTTTACACCATACCATGGGAAGGTGGTGGAGCTGTTGAGGATGACGCGGGTGCGCGCAGCCAGGCTCACGGTATAACCGCAATTGTCCATGGCGCTTACATCCACACTCCATGCAGCGTTTTCGTCACCATTATCATTTATGTCGCCCAGGTTGCCAATGTCGCCGGCGTTAGGCAACGCATCGTAATAACGGCTGGCCGGATCAGGCACGGTGCCGTTCGTATGCGATGCCGGCTGCAGATCGAGCGACCAGAGGGCAAAGTAAGGATGTACGGCGCGCAGGTGACCGTTTACAGTATGATTGGTAGCAGTTTTGTCGTAGCAATGACAGTCGCCGCCATCTATCACCAGGTCGAGGTCTTTGGTTATATCTACCGCTAGGTTCGCAGTGGTGCTGATGCTCATTGGTTCGTTGTTAACGATCACCGAGAAGGTGTCTGCCACTTGCTCCAGGCCTAACGCATCTGTATAGGTGAAACGAATGGTGTAAGCGCCGTCCGCCAGTCCGCCGGTACTCCAGCCACCCAGGTAATGAGTTTGGTTATACAGGCCGATAGCCGGATTTTCTTTGTAGATAAACCAGCCATCCGCGGGCGTTTGGGTATCTGCATATTCCAGGTTCGGATCGGGCGTAAAGTCGATCATCTGGAAGGTTTCGGCGGTGGAGACAGACGCATAGGTGCTGTCGGCCGCCCCGAATTTTTTGTACTCCAGCTTATACTTGATAATACCGTTAAAGCCGTTGCGGTTAATAATACCGTTAAAGCTGATCCAACCGCCGTACGGACGGTTGTTCTGCATGGTCGGATTGCTGGTGTCGGCATTTACCAGGAAGCTTACCGGGTCTATAAGGTCGCGGTCCACACTGCCTACGTGTGTCAGTTCCGCTTCTACGCGTGCCGCCTGGGCCGGACGAATCTGCACTACGGCATCTACGCGGTTGCCCCAGGTGTTAA
This genomic interval from Chitinophaga horti contains the following:
- a CDS encoding aldehyde dehydrogenase family protein; amino-acid sequence: MKTIDKIYINGQFVTPQGTDTFKLYNPATNEQTGTVVLGNEEDTRAAIAFAKAAWPGFSRSTKAQRITWLQQMHEALAKRREQLIDAMVNEYGGTLQFTRASINMAINNPREMINTLQHFEFERTVGQSRVRLESVGVAGIITPWNSNAGFITSKLSAAVAAGVTSVIKPSEMSAQQTQIVMEALHEAGLPAGAFNIVNGLGPVVGAELTRHPDIAKISFTGSTVIGKTIARDATATLKRVTLELGGKSPNILLDDADLEKAIPLAIAAAYNNSGQACIAATRLLVPEKHLEAVKALVKTTVENIKVGDPAKEETAVGPMVSLKQYERVQQYIRLGLEEGAELLVGGIGHPEGLEAGNFVKPTVFVQVNNKMRIAREEIFGPVLSILTYKDDAEAVAIANDTDYGLAAYVSSADEQRALHIAAQLHAGRVMVNGFKHDPQAPFGGFKQSGLGREFGAYGLEAYLEPKTILI
- a CDS encoding DinB family protein; translation: MIQEIPTPAVAQASIATAMKNYANYNFWAASTLVKWLRTKPAYLLEQEVASSFPSIRSTLVHMWQTQCYWLAMIKREAPFIPEEFTGDILEAIVDQSEELAYYIDSLDTEDIEASNLVVNPWFECDFQNFEYIIQVVNHSTYHRGQVISIGRQLGFTDAPMTDYNFYNVYGK